The Candidatus Eisenbacteria bacterium DNA window ACGGTGAGCAATCCCGTCTCGAAGAGGAACTGGCCGATCACATAGCGCCTCTTGGCCCCGAGGGCCATCTTGATCCCGATCTCCTTGGCCCGCTCCTCCACCACCACGTGCATGATGTTGCTGACGCCGATCCCTCCCACCACCAGAGTGAGCACGCCGGTCACGCCGAGAAAGCCGCGAAAAACAAGAAAGAACGTGTTCAGGAACTGGCGGAACTCGGTGGTGTCCCACATCATGATCGCCTCTTCGTCGTCGGGATCGAAACGGAACCGGCGGGCGAGCACCTCCCGCACCTTCCGCATCATCGATTCGACATCGGAGGCGTCATCGACCTGAATGATAAAGTTGTTCACGTATTGATTGCCATACATGGACCGCATGGTTTCGCTCGCCATGAACGCCTTGTTCTCGTCCGGGCCGTTGTAGTTCATGTCCTGGCTCTTGGGACGCATGACGCCGACCACCTGGAAAGGGACGCCGCCGATCTGCACGTACCGGCCGATCGCGTCCTGGCCGCCGAAGAGATCGTTCTTTAACTCGTCGCCGATGAAAATGGAGCGGCGGCGTTGGTTCATATCGAGCGGATTCAGAAAGCGGCCTCCCTCTTCGGCGAGCACGTTCCGGATTTCGCCGAACTCGGGGGAGACGCCGATGAAGCCGGGGACCACCGTCGTTCGGCCCACTTTGAACCGCAACGTGTGGACGCGGAATTCTTCGCTCACACCGGTCAGTTCCGGGATCTCCCGCCGGAGAAGGTCCACGTCCTCGGCGGTCATCCGCACGCGACGCCCCTTGGGAAGTCCCCGCCAGGGAGCGCTTGTCCTCGAGGGGAAACAAATCACGATGTTTTCACCGAGCCCCCTCATGGAAAGATCGATGTGTTCCTGCAGGCCTTCGCCGAAGATCAGCAGCAGGCTGACCGCCGTGGTTCCCCAGACGATCCCGAAGAGGGTGAGCGCGAGACGGAGTTTCTGCGCCCTAAGATCCCGCAAAAATTGTTTGAGGTATCCACGCAGCATGGGTTCCGCCTAGATCTCCCGCGCCGGCATTTGGACCACCGATTCGCCATCCTCGAGACCGGAGAGAACTTCCGCCTGCAGACCGTCGCTGAGGCCGATCGTGATCTCCCGGCGCACCGGCTCGCCGCCCGGTTGATCCGGCGGCATATGGACGTAAACCTTCTCCCCTTCGAAGACCAGAAGCCTCTCCGGCACGAGAAGCACGTCGTTCTTTTCACGGATGATGATGTCCGCGTTGGCGGAGTAGCCGGCGCGGAGGAGCGCCCCGCCGCGGTCCTCGATCTCCACTTCCACGTCGAAGAGGGTCGAGCCGTCATCCTCGGTCGCCTTGGGAGCGATCCGGGTGAGACGGCCGACTATCGCCGCGTCGGGCAAAGCGCCCACGTTGATCCGGACCGGCAGGCCCTCGGAGAGCTTCCCCACGTCGATCTCGTCCACCGTCCCCTCGAAGAGAAGGCGGTCCATGTCGGCGATGGTGAGAAGAGCGGTCCCGGCCTGGTAGGAAGTGAGCGGCACCACCGGGTCCCCCGGATCGACCATCCGCTCCAACACCGTGCCCGTCGATTTGGCGCGAATGATCGAGTCCACGTTCCTCTCGGCGTTGTGGATCTTTCCCTCCTTGAGAAGGGCGAGGCGTTCCCGGGAAAGCTCGAAGCCGACACGCGCCTGATCGTACGCTTTGCGGGAAGCGTCGAAATCGTCCTGAGAGACGAGTCCGCTTTTCTGGAGCGACTGGGTCCTTTCGTATTCCGCCCGGGCCCGATCGAAGTTGATCTCCGCCAGTTCCACGTTCCTCTCCCCTTCGGTCAGCTCCAGCGGGGTCGGGTTCGGATTGATCTCCAGAAGGCGGTCGCCGGCGGCGATGCGATCCCCCACCTCGACGAAACAGGTCCGGACGATGCCGCTGATCTGCGACTTCACCTGAAACTCCTGCTCCGGAACGATCTGGCCGGTGGCGAGCGCCTTGTCGACGATCGTCCCCCGATCGATCGGGACGAGGGTAAACCCTCCGTTCTCGCTCGAGTCGCCGCGGGAAACGAAAACCGCGCCGATGGCGACGACCACGACCACCGCGCCGATGACGAGGACCTTTCGCATGAGATTCTCCTTCCTGGACGAGCCGCTCCACCTGCGCCGAAGAGGGCGCGGGAGAAGGGTCGGAAATGATCGGAAGACCGGACCGCCGCGGGCGCGGCCGCACACCCATTAAGACGGTGGCTCTCTTGTCTACGTTGACATGGATCGGCGTGTTTCGGCCTATCTGGCCGAGGACGGATCGCGGACGGGGAGAGCCCTTCGGTCCCGGATCCTCTTTGGGTGAAGGGAGTGAGTGTCCGGCACCGAAAACGTGGGGCGCGAGGAAAGTGAAAAACCTTCCGCTCAAGCGAAAAACCCCCCTTGACGATCACCAGTAATGAGCATATGCTTATAACCGGAGGATCGAGATGCCCAGACCGCACAGACCGAGAAGAATCATGCAGGGACTCGGCGGCCGGGTTTACCACCCTCTCGGCTCCCCCCCAGGACGGACGGAGAGGGTGGTGCTCACCCTCGATCAATTGGAGGCGATCCGGCTCGCCGACGTGGAAGGGCTCTACCAGGACGCCGCGGCGGACAGGATGGGCGTCTCGCGGGCTACCTTCGGGCGGATCATCGCCGAGGCGCGCCGCGTCGTCGGGGACGCGCTGGTGAACGGCAAGGCGATCGAAATCGCCGGAGGCGTGGTGGACGAGAGCCCCTCCCTCCCACCGCAAGGCGGTCACGGCCGCGGCTGGGGGAGAAGGAGACGGTTCCACGGCGGGGATGGGCGCCCGCGCGGCTAGCCGCCGTCCGAGCGCCCGGCACCGCCGACAAGAACCGAGAACGAACGAAAACGGAATTCCGGCCGCCCCGCGAGGGACCGGCCGGGAAAGGAGGCAGAAGATGCCTGGATTCAATGGAATGGGACCGAGGGGCGAAGGACCCCGTACCGGTTGGGGAATGGGACGCTGCGCCCCGGGCGCGGGGCCTGCGCAGCCGCCCCAAATGGGTGACGCCCCGGACGCCCCCGCCGGATGGCAGGGGTACGGCTATGGTTACGGCATGGGGATGGCCTGGAGGCGCGGCGGCGGTTGGGGCCGCGGGCGTGGCTTCGGTCGTGGCTTCGGCCGCGGCATGGGAATGGCCTGGGGTCGCCGTTTCGGATGGGGCGCCGGATGGGGGCCCGGACCTTATCCTTACCCCCAGGGACCGGAGGGGCCGCCCCCCCAGCAGCAGAATCCGGAAACGGAATAGGCGATGTGATACAATGCCGCGGACGGCGGCGGGGGGCTCCCGGCCTTCCGCCGCCTTTCTCCGTCGCGCGGGTGGCCGCTGAGGGCGCCCGCCCCGAGGATCACCCCGTGAACTTAATCGACGAGCTACTCGAAGACCTTCCCGATGGGCGGCTCCGCCGGGCGCGGATCGGCCTCCACTGGACGGGGGTCGTCGCGGAAACCGATGCCGGCCTCCGCTGCGGCCTCGCCTCCACACTCGCCTCGCCCCACGACCACGCCGGAGGGCCCGACCTTCCGGAGGCGGGCGGGATCGAGGGGATGGACGCACGGGAGGTCGCCGGCTGGCTTCGATCGGACCCGGAGAGGGAACCGGTCCGGCGGAGCGTGGGCGCGGCGGCGCTGAACGCCCTCCTTCCCCCACGGCCCGAGGCCTGGGTCGACCGGAACGCCTCCGAGGTGATCGCCGAGAGGGGCGAAGGACGGAAGGTCGTTCTGATCGGGAGCTTTCCCTTCACGCAAGCGCTCCGGAAAAGGGTGGGGGAGCTGATCGTTCTGGACCGGCGCCCCCGCGAGGGCGCCCTGCCGGCGGACCGCGCGGGAGATGTTCTCCCGGCGGCCGACGTGGCGGCGATCACCGGAATGACTCTCCTGAACGGGAGCCTGGAAGCGCTTTTGAGAATGGTGCGCCCCGAGGCCACGGTGCTTCTCCTCGGGCCGAGCACCCCTCTCTCGCCGGTCCTCCACGGGCACGGCGTGGATCTCCTCTCCGGATCGGTTGTGACCGACATCGACGCGGTCCTGCGTGTCCTCGGCCAGGGAGGAACCTTCCGTCAGATCCACCGCGCGGGCGTGCGTCTGGTTACCATGGAGAAGAGCGGGAAGTAAGCGAGTGCCCCGGAAGGGGGTGTTCAGCGGAAGAGCGTCTTGAGCCGCCCCCAGTCGACCCGTTCCGTCGAAGACGGCCCACCGCAGGAAAAGGGGGGACAGGTTTCTCCCGGATCCGCGAATGTGCCGCTCCCACCGGACCAGCGTTGCCACCAACAGTTCCTTCCATCCAGAACGAAACCGACGCACCCCTCCTCGGACACACGGATCCGGAAGGTTCCGAAACGAACCGGCATGGGCATCGCCTGTCCGTCGGGCGCTCGGGCGAACGCCGCGGCCAACCAGCAACGGGCGTTCGGATAGGCCTCGATGATCGGGTCGGAGGGGAATCCGTCCCCCGGCCCACTGACTCCGGTATCGTAAAACATGGAGGGGATCCAATCGTTCTGGATGTGAAACTCGAACTGGGGATCCGTCACCAGATCCTTGTTTTGGACGCAAAAGGCGCAGGCGAGGTAATGGGGATCTTCGAAGTCGCGAAAGAACAGATCGAACACGATCGTGTCGCCCACGACCGCCTCGGCGAGGCCCATGTCATCCGCGTGGCACAGGAGATCGCCATTCCGATCGAGCCCCACGAAATCGGCCGACACGGATTGGAAAGAGGCGGAGAAGACGAGAAGAAACGCCGGCAGGAATCTTCGGGAGGGACAGCGCACCGCTCTCCTCCTGTCGAGAGGACCGGAAACGGTCGAATGGGGTGAGCGACGGGGATCGAACCCGCGACAACCAGATCCACAGTCTGGGGCTCTACCGACTGAGCTACGCCCACCATCCGAGAGGAAAAATACTACGCCAAGGGAGTGGTAGGGACAAGAGGGAAAGAGACCGCGCCCGGCAGGAATCGAACCTGCAACCTACGGATTAGAAGTCCGTTGCTCTATCCGTTGAGCTACGGGCGCCCCGCCTGACGATAGCACACAGTGCCCGCAACGGTCATCCGAGGGTGGACCCGAGATAGTAGGGCCACAAGACCAATCCCAGCAAGCCTTTGCCGAATGAGAGGTGCGCGAAGCCGACCGTGAAGAGCCAG harbors:
- a CDS encoding DUF134 domain-containing protein: MPRPHRPRRIMQGLGGRVYHPLGSPPGRTERVVLTLDQLEAIRLADVEGLYQDAAADRMGVSRATFGRIIAEARRVVGDALVNGKAIEIAGGVVDESPSLPPQGGHGRGWGRRRRFHGGDGRPRG
- a CDS encoding DUF364 domain-containing protein, which encodes MNLIDELLEDLPDGRLRRARIGLHWTGVVAETDAGLRCGLASTLASPHDHAGGPDLPEAGGIEGMDAREVAGWLRSDPEREPVRRSVGAAALNALLPPRPEAWVDRNASEVIAERGEGRKVVLIGSFPFTQALRKRVGELIVLDRRPREGALPADRAGDVLPAADVAAITGMTLLNGSLEALLRMVRPEATVLLLGPSTPLSPVLHGHGVDLLSGSVVTDIDAVLRVLGQGGTFRQIHRAGVRLVTMEKSGK
- a CDS encoding efflux RND transporter periplasmic adaptor subunit, with the protein product MRKVLVIGAVVVVVAIGAVFVSRGDSSENGGFTLVPIDRGTIVDKALATGQIVPEQEFQVKSQISGIVRTCFVEVGDRIAAGDRLLEINPNPTPLELTEGERNVELAEINFDRARAEYERTQSLQKSGLVSQDDFDASRKAYDQARVGFELSRERLALLKEGKIHNAERNVDSIIRAKSTGTVLERMVDPGDPVVPLTSYQAGTALLTIADMDRLLFEGTVDEIDVGKLSEGLPVRINVGALPDAAIVGRLTRIAPKATEDDGSTLFDVEVEIEDRGGALLRAGYSANADIIIREKNDVLLVPERLLVFEGEKVYVHMPPDQPGGEPVRREITIGLSDGLQAEVLSGLEDGESVVQMPAREI
- a CDS encoding ABC transporter permease, producing MLRGYLKQFLRDLRAQKLRLALTLFGIVWGTTAVSLLLIFGEGLQEHIDLSMRGLGENIVICFPSRTSAPWRGLPKGRRVRMTAEDVDLLRREIPELTGVSEEFRVHTLRFKVGRTTVVPGFIGVSPEFGEIRNVLAEEGGRFLNPLDMNQRRRSIFIGDELKNDLFGGQDAIGRYVQIGGVPFQVVGVMRPKSQDMNYNGPDENKAFMASETMRSMYGNQYVNNFIIQVDDASDVESMMRKVREVLARRFRFDPDDEEAIMMWDTTEFRQFLNTFFLVFRGFLGVTGVLTLVVGGIGVSNIMHVVVEERAKEIGIKMALGAKRRYVIGQFLFETGLLTVLGGALGLAVTYAIVRAVALSSLQEHIGTQVMSPTAVGITTAALGVVGILAGYFPARNAANLKPVEALRL
- a CDS encoding DUF5320 domain-containing protein, translated to MPGFNGMGPRGEGPRTGWGMGRCAPGAGPAQPPQMGDAPDAPAGWQGYGYGYGMGMAWRRGGGWGRGRGFGRGFGRGMGMAWGRRFGWGAGWGPGPYPYPQGPEGPPPQQQNPETE